Proteins found in one Homalodisca vitripennis isolate AUS2020 chromosome 4, UT_GWSS_2.1, whole genome shotgun sequence genomic segment:
- the LOC124359714 gene encoding glutathione S-transferase-like has translation MAPKYKVTSIDAKGSVESIRYLLAYMGEEFEDVRFQWDEWQNSDLKSRIPFGRLPMVEVGGQVLTQPVSICRYLGRQAGLCGDNAFQDLQIDIIADTLVDLRLPVLQFLFERIEGTKKLKKDAFKNETLPFYFKRLDAIVKENEGYLANKRLSWVDLSFVAMTEFLDATCEVANVTDAYPNLYALRNRVFDLPQIKKWRSVRPVSQH, from the exons ATGGCGCCAAAGTACAAAGTGACCTCTATCGATGCTAAAGGTTCTGTCGAGTCTATCAGGTACCTGCTAGCCTACATGGGAGAGGAATTTGAGGACGTGAGGTTCCAGTGGGACGAATGGCAAAACTCAGATTTGAAGTCCA gAATTCCTTTCGGACGCCTACCTATGGTAGAGGTGGGTGGGCAGGTGCTGACACAACCGGTGTCCATATGTCGCTATCTCGGCAGGCAGGCTGGACTCTGTGGTGATAATGCATTTCAGGATCTTCAAATTGACATTATTGCCGACACTCTTGTAGACCTACGTTTGC CTGTATTACAGTTTCTTTTTGAAAGGATCGAAGGTACGAAGAAGTTAAAAAAAGATGCTTTTAAGAATGAaacattacctttttattttaagagGCTTGATGCTATTGTCAAGGAAAACGAAGGATATCTTGCAAACAAAAGA CTATCTTGGGTTGACTTGTCATTCGTGGCTATGACAGAGTTTCTCGATGCCACATGTGAAGTGGCTAATGTTACTGACGCCTATCCCAATCTTTATGCTCTGAGGAACAGAGTCTTCGATCTGCCGCAGATCAAGAAGTGGAGATCGGTCCGACCCGTCTCTCaacattaa